The following DNA comes from Raphanus sativus cultivar WK10039 unplaced genomic scaffold, ASM80110v3 Scaffold1603, whole genome shotgun sequence.
TTACAAAGCATTTGACGAAGACTTTTTTTGTCCCTTGATTCTTTCCTACATGTGACTCGAGTAAATTATTCATTCATGTATCCCAACCTTCACTGctctttttccatttttttcttcttcttcttttgtcgGCAAATCAAAGCAGAATTTATGCTTAAAAGGAAACATGTCAATACAAgcatatttcttttcttttacttcaACGTTAAATAGCATCATGCATTCTCATTACTAGATCGTCCATCATGCATAAGGCATATTCTCTGACTGATTCCAATGACGTTTTCTTTGGTTTATAAACCAATTGTTGATCTGTTTTTGGTCTAACCCCGTTGCATCAGCTAATGCTATCTTATCACCTTCCTGTACACATCCACATGATTCATGTTAAATATATAGTTGTAACCGTGGTTAGCTCGATGTAACATAAAGTGTATTTTTGGCTTACAGTAGGGTAAGGCCATTTATAGTGAACACTCCACCAATCGAGTAGCGCTTGTCTTGCTTCTCGTGGTAgctttcctttcttcttcttctttgaaaaCTCCAGCTTTAATGAGCTTATACCGCTTCCGAATTTGCGAAGCAACCTGTCCTTGAGATCACGGTCTTCGCATATTTGTTTCCCATCCTGTAATATCTCATCGCCTCCACTTAATTCCTCGTCAGATGAAACTGCACCATCCTCTGGCACACGCAAAATGGTCATTCAGTAATTAACTTCTAGACATTCAAATGAACTAAACAAATTTCACATGCACGTAGAGATGAATGGTTTACAGAAAGTTTGTTGACAACTAAAGGACAGTCACTAAAATGAAAATAGTACATTATTTGCAGCAATAAAGTTAGAGCCGGCTTAACGGCTAAGTGGCTCAACAAGAAGAGGgcaaaaatggaaaagaaacCGCCGCAGTGAATAGTTCACTCCATTGACACTGTGTCAGAAGAGAGGACTTATAGTCTTGTCTCCATGAGGACACATCCCCCACACCGGCCCTACTTCATCATCCAAATGGGACTATGACATGTGATCATTGTGAACCCCCGGAAATAACGCTACGCCTCCCATTTATGTTCTTCTCCCCCACAACACCCAAGTTTTCATTT
Coding sequences within:
- the LOC130504472 gene encoding homeobox protein knotted-1-like 6 — its product is MTILRVPEDGAVSSDEELSGGDEILQDGKQICEDRDLKDRLLRKFGSGISSLKLEFSKKKKKGKLPREARQALLDWWSVHYKWPYPTEGDKIALADATGLDQKQINNWFINQRKRHWNQSENMPYA